The Leptospira saintgironsiae genome contains a region encoding:
- a CDS encoding TetR/AcrR family transcriptional regulator, whose amino-acid sequence MPKIVNHEKYKAEILSKCVDILARRGYSAVSMREIATELDVSTGTLYHYFSTKEDIFKELVKFVLNKDIEELQVYSKGEDNQTIEKRVEALFTMVKDRETYFQNLLYIICDVSRLKNHDEEKQLIAEAMKEYVTIITKHLGITNPNLNRLLISIILGTVGQRIVDQESIKLDEVAEVVKDFMGVVLANTFTF is encoded by the coding sequence ATGCCTAAAATCGTAAACCACGAAAAATACAAAGCCGAGATTCTCTCCAAGTGTGTAGATATTTTGGCGAGGCGCGGGTATTCGGCTGTTTCCATGAGAGAAATCGCCACAGAATTGGATGTTTCCACCGGAACTCTTTACCACTACTTCTCCACTAAAGAAGATATATTTAAAGAACTTGTAAAGTTCGTACTCAACAAAGACATCGAAGAGTTACAAGTTTATTCAAAGGGAGAAGATAACCAAACCATCGAAAAAAGGGTAGAAGCACTCTTTACGATGGTCAAGGACAGAGAAACTTATTTCCAAAATCTTCTCTATATTATCTGCGATGTTTCTAGATTAAAAAATCATGATGAAGAGAAACAGCTCATTGCAGAAGCGATGAAAGAATACGTAACCATCATCACAAAACATTTAGGGATCACAAATCCGAACCTGAATAGGCTTTTGATCAGTATTATTTTAGGAACTGTGGGCCAAAGGATTGTAGACCAAGAATCTATCAAACTGGATGAAGTAGCCGAAGTTGTGAAAGATTTCATGGGAGTGGTTCTCGCGAACACTTTTACTTTCTGA